A window of Puniceicoccaceae bacterium genomic DNA:
ATGTCCTTGTTGGCCTGTGCCTGCGCAACCTGCAGGGTTGCTCCCACGTTTTCACCCACATCCACATCGGCGATATCAATGGAAAGAATTTCAAACGCCGTGCCGACATCCAGACCACGCTCAAGAACGCGCTTGGAAATGGAATCGGGATTTTCAAGCACCCATTTGTAGGACTCTGCCGAACCGATCGTGGTCACGATGCCTTCTCCCACACGCGCAATGATGGTTTCTTCCTGGGCGCTACCCACATAGTGTTCCAAATTGGAGCGAACCGTCACCCGCGCGCGCACCTTTACCTGAATGCCATCTTTGGCCACCCCGTCAATTGTGCTGCGTGAACCGCCGGGGCTGGGACAGTCGATCACCTTGGGATTGATCGACGTGCGCACCGCTTCGATCACGGATTTTTCCGTACCCTTGGTCGCGAGGTCGATGGTGCAGGCCTGATCCCAATCAAGCGCAATGCCCGCTTTCTGGGCATTGATCAACCCCTGCACGGTCTGGATCACTTCCCCTCCCGCCATGAAATGCGTTTCGATTTCGTTCACCGATACATCGATACCTGCTTTCACGGCACGAATGCGGGCATCCACAATGAGTGAGTGTGGCAGTTTGCGGAGCCAGCGCATCGCAATGAGGTTTCCAAAACTCACGGGTGCCCCGGAAAACCGGGCCTTCAGCCAGACACTGATGAATGAAGAAATGGTGAAGAACATGACCAGCAGCACAATGCCGCCTGCCGCGATTAAGATGAGTCTGAGGTCCATAGTGTGATGTGCAGTGGTTAATATGGTTACAATCTAGACGAATGGATCAAATTCCTGAATTCAGATGTCCGGGGTTTTTCGATGCACCCTTACATGGAACACGTTCGAATCGAGAATGACAACCTTTTCCCCCGCTTCCACCCATCCATTTTCGGATTTGGCTTCAAGTAACTTTCCATCCACACGAATGCGTCCGCTCGGAGTCAGCGGAGTTGCTGCCTCTGCTTCCTGTCCCACATAGGCTTCCACCTCGACTGCCTTGAGACTCGCACTGCGGATCGCATCCTGATGCTGTATCCTTCGGGCAAGCGGGGAACGGAGCAACCACTTCACTTCGATAAAGAACATGATCACCACTACCAGCCCGCCTCCGGCAAAAACCAGCAGTCCCATCTCCCATCCATAAGTGGATGTGGCCGCAGCGGCAGCACCGAGAATGCAGACCAGTCCGATCAGGGCCAAAAATCCTCCCGGAACAAAAATCTCCAGAAAGAAAAACAACAGTGCAAACACCAGAAGTGCGACCACAGCCGTCATGTTTCGACCTCCTTCACTGCGTCAGATGCGTCAACAGATTCAACCAGCAGGGAATAGGAGCGATAGCCCACCACACGAATTCGCTGCCCTTTGGCAATGGAACCCAGCACTGCACTGGCCTCAAAATACTGATTCCCGATCCTCACCTTTCCCAACGGATGCAACGCGGTTTCGACAACACCTTCTGCGCCGATATCGGGCAGCGCCGCTCCCTCGGTTGCGTGAATCGCTCCGCCGAGCACCGTTGGGGAGGGAGCCGGACTGTTGTCCGCAACTGTCAATTTGGATTCGAGCCA
This region includes:
- the floA gene encoding flotillin-like protein FloA (flotillin-like protein involved in membrane lipid rafts), encoding MDLRLILIAAGGIVLLVMFFTISSFISVWLKARFSGAPVSFGNLIAMRWLRKLPHSLIVDARIRAVKAGIDVSVNEIETHFMAGGEVIQTVQGLINAQKAGIALDWDQACTIDLATKGTEKSVIEAVRTSINPKVIDCPSPGGSRSTIDGVAKDGIQVKVRARVTVRSNLEHYVGSAQEETIIARVGEGIVTTIGSAESYKWVLENPDSISKRVLERGLDVGTAFEILSIDIADVDVGENVGATLQVAQAQANKDMAQAQAEIRRAAAVALEQEMSAKVEEMQAKLVEAQAQVPLAVADALKSGNLGVMDYFRLNNIQADTKMRENIAKDDASDADGYTTKS
- a CDS encoding NfeD family protein codes for the protein MTAVVALLVFALLFFFLEIFVPGGFLALIGLVCILGAAAAATSTYGWEMGLLVFAGGGLVVVIMFFIEVKWLLRSPLARRIQHQDAIRSASLKAVEVEAYVGQEAEAATPLTPSGRIRVDGKLLEAKSENGWVEAGEKVVILDSNVFHVRVHRKTPDI
- a CDS encoding NfeD family protein, giving the protein ELFILPGFLIFGFLGIALVLGSLVWSLADFWPNPDGIGFVVEWDRVLDAGTLVILSSAGALLALVLLWKTAPIRWLESKLTVADNSPAPSPTVLGGAIHATEGAALPDIGAEGVVETALHPLGKVRIGNQYFEASAVLGSIAKGQRIRVVGYRSYSLLVESVDASDAVKEVET